In Variovorax paradoxus, a single genomic region encodes these proteins:
- a CDS encoding 3-isopropylmalate dehydratase — MNMLTTTGRPVHRVWRVGADIDTDALAPGHAMKHGVDVIAKHCLEAIRPEFAAQVRPGDVIVAGPNFGIGSSREQAAAVLVQLGVAAVIAPSYSGLYFRNAFNVGLLLLTCAEAETLEEGESITLDTRTPALHTAGARALACEPVPDFLMEMVDAGGLLRLLRQRMAARKEVDAH, encoded by the coding sequence ATGAACATGCTCACGACCACCGGCCGACCCGTGCATCGCGTCTGGCGCGTGGGCGCCGACATCGACACCGACGCGCTCGCGCCCGGTCATGCGATGAAGCACGGCGTCGACGTCATCGCGAAGCACTGTCTCGAAGCCATCCGCCCCGAGTTCGCCGCGCAGGTGCGCCCTGGCGACGTGATCGTGGCGGGGCCCAACTTCGGCATCGGCTCCTCGCGCGAGCAGGCCGCCGCCGTGCTCGTGCAGCTGGGCGTGGCCGCGGTGATCGCGCCCTCGTACAGCGGCCTGTATTTCCGCAACGCCTTCAACGTGGGGCTGCTGCTGCTGACTTGCGCCGAAGCCGAGACGCTCGAGGAGGGCGAAAGCATCACACTCGACACCCGGACGCCCGCCTTGCATACCGCCGGCGCACGCGCGCTCGCCTGCGAACCCGTGCCGGACTTCCTGATGGAAATGGTCGATGCGGGCGGCCTGCTGCGGTTGCTGCGCCAGCGCATGGCCGCAAGGAAAGAAGTCGATGCGCACTGA
- a CDS encoding ABC transporter ATP-binding protein: MTEPLLVLSGVSRSFGGLKAVQNVSLSVHEGSLSALIGPNGAGKTTLFALMSGFLRPDAGTVRFAGQDITGQEPHRNAALGMTRTFQIVKPFAAQTVRENIAVGAHLHVRNRGEALKTAEAVAQRVGLAPQLDKPASDLTVAGRKRLELARALATRPRLLLLDEVLAGLNPQEIAEMMPVVRGIADSGVTVLMIEHVMQAVMHLAEHVWVLAQGQLIAQGNPAQVTSDDRVVEAYLGHGTAARLRKAASGVAA, from the coding sequence ATGACTGAGCCCTTGCTCGTCCTCAGCGGCGTCTCGCGTTCCTTCGGCGGGCTGAAGGCGGTGCAGAACGTGAGCCTGTCGGTCCATGAGGGCAGCCTCAGCGCGCTCATCGGCCCGAACGGCGCCGGCAAGACCACGCTGTTCGCGCTGATGTCGGGCTTCCTGAGGCCTGACGCCGGCACGGTGCGCTTCGCGGGGCAGGACATCACCGGCCAGGAGCCCCACCGCAACGCCGCGCTTGGCATGACGCGCACCTTCCAGATCGTCAAACCCTTCGCGGCCCAGACGGTGCGCGAGAACATCGCCGTGGGCGCGCATCTGCATGTGCGAAACCGCGGCGAGGCGCTGAAGACCGCCGAAGCCGTTGCGCAGCGCGTGGGCCTTGCGCCGCAACTGGACAAGCCCGCCTCGGACCTCACCGTGGCGGGCCGCAAGCGGCTCGAGCTGGCTCGCGCGCTGGCCACCCGGCCGCGCCTGCTGCTGCTCGACGAAGTGCTGGCCGGCCTCAATCCGCAGGAGATCGCCGAAATGATGCCGGTGGTGCGCGGCATTGCCGACAGCGGCGTGACCGTTTTGATGATCGAACACGTGATGCAGGCCGTGATGCATCTGGCCGAGCATGTGTGGGTGCTGGCCCAGGGCCAGCTCATTGCCCAGGGCAATCCGGCGCAGGTCACCTCCGACGACCGCGTCGTCGAGGCGTATCTGGGTCATGGCACAGCGGCGCGGCTGCGCAAGGCCGCCTCGGGAGTCGCGGCATGA
- a CDS encoding branched-chain amino acid ABC transporter permease has protein sequence MLDINILLPSVLNGLTTGAVYALIAVGLTLIYGVLHIINFAHGASLMLALYAVYFLKERWGIDPYMALPIAIVGMFALGYALQRIVINRAGHGKDENILLATLGIAIVMENLALLLFKSDTRSIDTAYSLSTVAIGPAMIAVPKLVAFAGALVVSGVLFWIMGRTDLGRAIRAVAKEKEGAKLMGIDVDHVYAMSFGIGLACLGAAACFLLPAYYVNPQVGGGFVLVAFTIVVLGGMGSFVGALIGGFLVGVVESLGGLYLGESLGQIGIFAIFIGVVLFRPQGMFGAKA, from the coding sequence ATGCTAGACATCAACATCCTCCTGCCGTCGGTCCTCAACGGACTGACGACAGGCGCCGTGTACGCATTGATAGCGGTCGGCCTGACCCTGATCTACGGCGTCCTGCACATCATCAATTTCGCTCACGGCGCGAGCCTGATGCTGGCCCTGTACGCCGTTTACTTCCTGAAGGAACGCTGGGGCATCGACCCCTATATGGCACTGCCCATTGCCATCGTGGGCATGTTCGCGCTCGGCTATGCACTGCAACGCATCGTCATCAACAGGGCGGGCCACGGCAAGGACGAGAACATCCTGCTCGCCACGCTGGGCATTGCCATCGTCATGGAAAACCTCGCGCTGCTGCTCTTCAAGTCGGACACCCGCAGCATCGACACCGCCTACTCTCTGAGCACCGTCGCCATCGGCCCGGCCATGATCGCCGTGCCCAAGCTGGTGGCTTTTGCGGGCGCACTGGTCGTGTCCGGCGTGCTCTTCTGGATCATGGGTCGCACCGACCTGGGCCGCGCCATCCGTGCCGTGGCCAAGGAAAAGGAGGGCGCCAAGCTCATGGGCATTGATGTCGATCACGTCTACGCCATGAGCTTCGGCATCGGCCTGGCCTGCCTGGGCGCCGCCGCGTGCTTCCTTCTGCCCGCCTACTACGTCAATCCCCAGGTGGGCGGCGGCTTCGTGCTCGTGGCCTTCACCATCGTCGTACTCGGCGGCATGGGCAGCTTCGTCGGTGCGCTCATCGGCGGCTTCCTCGTGGGTGTCGTCGAATCGCTGGGCGGCCTGTATCTTGGTGAATCGCTCGGGCAGATCGGCATCTTCGCCATCTTCATCGGCGTGGTCCTGTTCCGCCCGCAAGGCATGTTCGGAGCCAAGGCATGA
- a CDS encoding Bug family tripartite tricarboxylate transporter substrate binding protein, which translates to MKLLRCLVSTLLVCLPLAAAAQASDFPSKAIRIVVPFPPGGATDAAARLVAVKMSEHWGQPVLVDNRAGAGGNVGSDLVAKSPADGYTLVMGVTGSHAINASLYSKMPYDPVTDFVAISQVAVVPNVLVVHPSVPVKNLAELVALAKKEPGKLNYASLGNGTAAHLGMEMLKSDAGVDITHVPYKGSAPAVSDLLAGQVQMMVDGLPSALPHIKAGKLRAIALTSLRRAPSLPDLPTISETYPGFYADAWSGLFAPRGTPQPVVDKLSAEVQRILKLPDVREKLVALGAEPVGSTQAEFAAHVKREIEKWAKVVKTSGAKVD; encoded by the coding sequence ATGAAACTTCTGCGCTGCCTCGTGAGCACACTGCTCGTGTGCCTGCCGCTGGCCGCCGCCGCCCAGGCGAGCGACTTTCCGAGCAAGGCGATCCGCATCGTCGTGCCGTTCCCGCCGGGCGGCGCGACCGATGCGGCCGCGCGCCTTGTCGCGGTGAAGATGAGCGAGCACTGGGGCCAGCCCGTGCTGGTCGACAACCGCGCGGGCGCGGGCGGCAACGTGGGCTCCGACCTCGTCGCCAAGTCGCCGGCCGATGGGTACACGCTGGTGATGGGCGTGACAGGCTCGCACGCCATCAATGCGTCGCTCTACAGCAAGATGCCCTACGACCCGGTGACCGACTTCGTCGCCATCAGCCAGGTCGCCGTGGTCCCCAATGTGCTGGTGGTGCATCCGTCGGTGCCCGTCAAGAACCTGGCCGAGCTGGTGGCCCTCGCGAAGAAGGAGCCCGGCAAGCTGAATTACGCGTCGCTCGGCAACGGCACCGCGGCGCATCTGGGCATGGAAATGCTCAAGTCCGACGCCGGCGTCGATATCACGCACGTGCCCTACAAGGGCAGCGCGCCGGCGGTGTCCGACCTGCTGGCCGGCCAGGTGCAGATGATGGTCGACGGGTTGCCCTCGGCCCTGCCGCACATCAAGGCGGGCAAGCTGCGCGCCATTGCACTGACCAGCCTGCGGCGTGCACCGTCGCTGCCGGACCTTCCGACCATCTCGGAAACCTACCCAGGCTTCTATGCGGATGCGTGGTCGGGCCTGTTCGCGCCCAGGGGCACGCCGCAGCCGGTGGTCGACAAGCTCTCCGCCGAGGTGCAGCGCATCCTGAAGCTGCCCGACGTGCGGGAAAAGCTCGTGGCCCTCGGCGCGGAGCCAGTCGGCTCGACGCAAGCGGAATTCGCCGCCCACGTCAAACGCGAGATCGAAAAATGGGCCAAGGTCGTCAAGACCAGCGGCGCAAAGGTGGACTGA
- a CDS encoding 3-isopropylmalate dehydratase large subunit, with amino-acid sequence MNARTQDRTLAQKLIARASGRDHVAVGEIVTCDVDLAMFHDSSGPRRLKPMLEELGAQIWDRSRIVLVMDHYVPERDDDSRRIVRIARDWARDQQLPHVYDSQGICHVVVPQHGHIRPGMLCVGGDSHSPTGGAFGAYMFGVGSTEMLGVLVTGQIWLRVPETLQMWWDGKLSAGVTAKDMMLHMIGRFGMNGGRYQAVEFAGPAVMALSMQERMTLSNMSAELGAQAGLIAPDATTAAFLAQAGAPPVDMTPWFTDEGADLTRHRFDASALEPHIAAPHSPANSHGVSRYADTPVDVAYIGACTGAKLDDLRAAAQVLRGHKVAAGIRLIVAPASIQDQEQAREEGVLQVLMDAGAELFPTACGACSGYGDPMGDDVTVISTTARNFKGRMGSPTAQVYLGSPYTVAAAALRGRVTDPREVLA; translated from the coding sequence ATGAACGCGCGCACGCAAGACCGCACGCTGGCGCAGAAGCTCATTGCACGCGCCAGCGGCCGCGACCATGTGGCGGTGGGCGAGATCGTGACCTGCGACGTCGACCTCGCCATGTTCCACGACTCTTCGGGTCCGCGCCGGCTGAAGCCCATGCTCGAGGAACTGGGCGCGCAGATCTGGGACCGCTCGCGCATCGTGCTCGTGATGGACCACTACGTGCCCGAGCGCGACGACGACTCGCGCCGCATCGTGCGCATCGCGCGCGACTGGGCGCGCGACCAGCAGCTGCCGCACGTCTACGACAGCCAGGGCATCTGCCACGTCGTGGTGCCGCAGCACGGCCACATCCGTCCCGGCATGCTGTGCGTGGGCGGCGATTCGCACTCGCCCACGGGCGGCGCGTTCGGCGCGTACATGTTCGGCGTGGGCAGCACCGAGATGCTCGGCGTGCTGGTCACCGGCCAGATCTGGCTGCGCGTGCCGGAGACCCTGCAGATGTGGTGGGACGGCAAGCTGTCCGCGGGCGTGACCGCGAAAGACATGATGCTGCACATGATCGGCCGTTTCGGCATGAACGGCGGGCGCTACCAGGCGGTCGAGTTCGCGGGTCCGGCCGTCATGGCGCTGTCGATGCAGGAACGCATGACGCTGTCCAACATGAGCGCCGAACTCGGCGCGCAGGCGGGACTGATCGCGCCCGACGCCACCACTGCCGCGTTCCTCGCGCAGGCCGGCGCGCCGCCTGTCGACATGACGCCGTGGTTCACCGACGAGGGCGCCGATCTCACGCGCCACCGTTTCGACGCCAGTGCGCTGGAGCCGCACATTGCCGCGCCTCACAGCCCGGCCAATTCGCACGGCGTGAGCCGCTACGCGGACACACCGGTCGACGTGGCCTACATCGGCGCCTGCACCGGCGCCAAGCTCGACGACCTGCGCGCCGCGGCACAGGTGCTGCGCGGGCACAAGGTGGCGGCGGGCATTCGCCTGATCGTCGCGCCCGCCAGCATCCAGGACCAGGAGCAGGCGCGCGAAGAAGGCGTGCTTCAGGTGCTGATGGACGCCGGCGCCGAACTGTTTCCGACCGCCTGCGGCGCCTGCTCGGGTTATGGCGATCCGATGGGCGACGACGTGACCGTCATCTCCACCACGGCGCGCAACTTCAAGGGCCGCATGGGCTCGCCGACCGCGCAGGTGTACCTGGGCTCGCCCTACACCGTGGCGGCTGCCGCGCTGCGCGGCCGCGTGACCGATCCGCGGGAGGTGCTGGCATGA
- a CDS encoding tripartite tricarboxylate transporter substrate binding protein has translation MKRRDILITPAALASLTLATHARAQIGSAPVRILVGAPAGGSTDTLARSLAVSMGPALGRTVIVENRPGAGGNIAADAVAKAAPDGQTLLLSFTSHAINATLYPKLPFDPVKDFTALTCVATSPSILVASPSLPMKDVRELIALAKAKPGQLNFAIGAVGSSLHMAGEAFKMQAGVDIVNIPYKGTAPAVQDLLAGQVQLMFAAVGNVKAHIQAGKLNALGVTTARRLPAFPDVPAIAEALPGYESSAWFGLFGPARMPADVSRRLSEAARHALQQPDMRQRLDTEGAIPVGNSPEQFSAFVQSEITRWAKVVKFSGAKPE, from the coding sequence ATGAAACGCCGTGACATCCTCATCACGCCCGCCGCACTGGCATCGTTGACGCTGGCCACCCATGCGCGCGCGCAGATCGGCAGCGCTCCCGTGCGCATCCTGGTCGGCGCGCCCGCGGGTGGCTCGACCGACACGCTGGCCCGCTCGCTGGCCGTCAGCATGGGCCCCGCGCTGGGCCGCACCGTCATCGTGGAAAACAGGCCCGGTGCCGGCGGCAACATCGCGGCCGACGCCGTGGCCAAGGCCGCGCCCGACGGGCAGACCCTGCTGCTGAGCTTCACCAGCCACGCCATCAACGCCACCCTCTACCCGAAGCTGCCCTTCGATCCGGTGAAGGACTTCACTGCGCTTACCTGCGTCGCGACCTCGCCGTCCATCCTGGTGGCCAGTCCTTCGTTGCCGATGAAGGACGTGCGCGAACTCATCGCGCTCGCCAAGGCGAAGCCGGGCCAGCTCAACTTCGCGATCGGCGCCGTGGGTTCGTCGCTGCACATGGCCGGCGAAGCCTTCAAGATGCAGGCCGGCGTGGACATCGTGAACATCCCGTACAAGGGCACCGCACCCGCCGTGCAGGATCTGCTCGCGGGCCAGGTGCAACTGATGTTCGCGGCGGTGGGCAACGTCAAGGCGCACATCCAGGCGGGCAAGCTCAACGCGCTGGGTGTCACCACCGCCAGGCGCCTGCCCGCGTTTCCCGACGTGCCGGCCATCGCCGAAGCCCTGCCGGGCTACGAGTCGAGCGCGTGGTTCGGCCTCTTCGGCCCCGCGCGCATGCCGGCTGACGTATCCCGCAGGCTCAGCGAAGCGGCGCGCCACGCGCTGCAGCAGCCCGACATGCGCCAGCGCCTGGACACCGAAGGCGCGATTCCGGTCGGCAATTCGCCGGAGCAGTTTTCGGCCTTCGTGCAGAGCGAGATCACGCGCTGGGCCAAGGTCGTGAAGTTTTCCGGAGCCAAGCCGGAATGA
- a CDS encoding GntR family transcriptional regulator codes for MPLPKYHQIYLVLREQLHEGRFAEGLPGELALMAQFNVARVTVRRALEQLASEGLIARNPGRRTRALPPPGAGEGPAGKSMERANLRGLLENLVTMGLHTSVKVIEVATITASTQVAEALQLQLGDPVQKAVRVRSTKEGPLSHITTYVPDSIARRFGRRELSKKPILVLLEESGVKVGRAHQTISARLADNVLAQHLDVSVGSALLAVRRLIYDEDERPVQWLHGLYRPDRYTYEMQLSRVGSIDAKVWVSKDVSAQFN; via the coding sequence ATGCCTTTGCCGAAATACCACCAGATCTATCTGGTCCTGCGTGAGCAGTTGCACGAGGGGCGTTTCGCGGAAGGGCTGCCCGGTGAACTGGCGCTGATGGCGCAATTCAACGTGGCGCGCGTCACGGTGCGGCGCGCGCTGGAGCAACTGGCCTCCGAAGGCCTGATCGCGCGCAATCCGGGGCGTCGCACGCGCGCGCTGCCACCCCCCGGCGCGGGGGAAGGTCCCGCAGGCAAGAGCATGGAGCGTGCCAATCTGCGCGGCCTGCTCGAGAACCTGGTGACCATGGGCCTGCACACCTCCGTGAAGGTGATCGAGGTGGCCACCATCACCGCATCCACGCAGGTGGCCGAGGCGCTGCAGCTGCAGCTCGGCGACCCGGTGCAGAAGGCGGTGCGGGTGCGCTCCACCAAGGAAGGGCCGCTCTCGCACATCACGACCTACGTGCCCGACTCCATCGCGCGCCGTTTCGGCCGCCGCGAGCTGTCGAAGAAGCCCATCCTCGTGTTGCTGGAGGAATCCGGCGTCAAGGTGGGGCGTGCGCACCAGACCATCTCGGCGCGGCTGGCGGACAACGTGCTGGCGCAGCACCTGGATGTGTCCGTCGGCTCCGCGCTGCTCGCGGTGCGCCGCCTGATCTACGACGAAGACGAGCGGCCCGTGCAATGGCTGCACGGCCTCTATCGCCCCGACCGCTACACCTACGAAATGCAGCTCTCCCGCGTGGGCAGCATCGACGCGAAGGTGTGGGTCAGCAAAGACGTGTCAGCCCAGTTCAACTGA
- a CDS encoding MmgE/PrpD family protein, with translation MRTDEDPQRAVLRETVALHAAQPATPEAALQARRLLVDTLGCALAGRHADEVRRLEAALAACEPGDFSFPGGPAMGVQAAAQVLAMAATWDEACEGHALAHGRPGVPLVAALLPLALRRGAGLGEFIEAFVLGYEVGARCGAWLRIRPGMHVDANWPALGVAAGVARLLGLAPEGIVQAIDIAACQLATSLYLPVQQGRTARNTYLGHSASSGLQAAFASAAGIDAPAGALAHYALTHSAASAQPLPDAQTLLLRDAYLKPFAAVRHVHYGATAARRIREQLGRETRGIHRIALKVYDEAIVYCGNRAPHTPIQAQFSLSFGIAAMLRFGDVDPSVYAAPRFDDPELRRLEALVVLETDADLTARKQRGATLSVAHAGGGFEESVGTIAGDAAYPLDRAALTAKFAHYATLDAAHGVVGPKAAHFCDSVLDAPAGTPLGALWQQLAG, from the coding sequence ATGCGCACTGACGAAGACCCCCAACGCGCGGTGCTGCGGGAAACAGTCGCGCTGCACGCGGCGCAACCCGCCACTCCAGAAGCGGCGCTGCAGGCCCGGCGCCTGCTGGTCGACACGCTCGGCTGTGCGCTCGCGGGTCGGCATGCGGATGAAGTCCGGCGCCTCGAAGCCGCGCTCGCAGCCTGCGAACCCGGCGATTTTTCTTTCCCCGGTGGCCCGGCGATGGGCGTGCAGGCCGCCGCTCAGGTGCTGGCCATGGCCGCGACCTGGGACGAAGCCTGCGAAGGCCACGCACTTGCGCATGGCCGCCCCGGCGTGCCTTTGGTGGCGGCATTGCTGCCGCTCGCATTGCGCCGTGGTGCCGGTCTGGGTGAATTCATCGAGGCCTTCGTGCTCGGCTACGAGGTCGGTGCGCGCTGCGGCGCCTGGCTGCGCATCCGGCCCGGCATGCATGTCGATGCCAACTGGCCCGCTCTGGGCGTTGCCGCTGGGGTGGCGCGACTGCTTGGCCTGGCGCCGGAAGGCATCGTGCAGGCCATCGACATCGCGGCCTGCCAGCTCGCCACGAGCCTTTACCTGCCGGTGCAGCAAGGCCGCACCGCGCGCAACACCTACCTGGGCCACAGCGCGTCGTCGGGGTTGCAGGCGGCCTTTGCGAGCGCGGCGGGCATCGACGCGCCGGCCGGCGCGCTGGCTCACTATGCGCTCACGCACTCGGCTGCTTCCGCCCAGCCGCTGCCCGACGCGCAAACACTGTTGCTGCGAGACGCCTACCTCAAGCCCTTTGCGGCCGTGCGCCACGTGCACTACGGTGCGACCGCTGCGCGCCGGATCCGTGAGCAGCTGGGGCGCGAGACGCGCGGCATTCACCGCATCGCGCTCAAGGTGTACGACGAGGCCATCGTCTATTGCGGCAACCGCGCGCCGCACACGCCGATCCAGGCGCAGTTCAGCCTCTCGTTCGGTATCGCGGCCATGCTGCGCTTCGGCGACGTCGATCCCTCGGTCTATGCCGCGCCGCGTTTCGACGACCCCGAGCTGCGGAGGCTCGAGGCGCTGGTCGTGCTGGAAACAGATGCGGACCTGACGGCGCGCAAGCAGCGCGGTGCGACGCTCTCGGTGGCGCATGCCGGCGGCGGGTTCGAGGAAAGCGTCGGCACCATCGCCGGCGATGCGGCCTATCCGCTCGACCGCGCGGCGCTCACCGCCAAATTCGCGCACTACGCAACGCTTGACGCTGCGCACGGCGTCGTGGGCCCGAAGGCCGCGCACTTTTGCGACAGCGTGCTCGACGCGCCGGCCGGAACCCCCCTCGGTGCACTGTGGCAGCAGCTCGCCGGCTGA
- a CDS encoding branched-chain amino acid ABC transporter permease, whose amino-acid sequence MSAGHKQLAGIALFAVLIGCVPFATSSGVVLNFVMMALYATLIAQAWNILGGFGGQFSFGHALFFGTGAYIQAIAQLQGGINAWLALPLAVAGASVVGLFVGALTFRYGLKGSYFALVTLAFAEVFRIVALSVDFTGGGVGLMVPLRESVSNLQFTTRAGYLRVVLAMVVAALLVTWWLRNGRFGAYLQAVRDNEDAARAVGVNPFRIKLAAIGISAAFMGAAGAFYVQVFQYIDAGIAYGSLTSVEALVAAIVGGMGTLWGPVLGAAVLHLLSDLTRNLFGELPGINMVIYGSVLVLIVIFLPRGIAGLGLSVRQLWNAKGGRHD is encoded by the coding sequence ATGAGCGCGGGCCACAAGCAACTCGCCGGCATCGCGCTTTTTGCGGTGCTCATCGGCTGCGTGCCGTTCGCCACTTCGTCGGGCGTCGTGCTCAACTTCGTGATGATGGCGCTCTACGCCACGCTCATCGCGCAGGCGTGGAACATCCTCGGCGGCTTCGGCGGGCAGTTCTCCTTCGGGCATGCGCTGTTCTTCGGCACGGGCGCCTACATCCAGGCCATTGCGCAATTGCAAGGCGGCATCAACGCCTGGCTGGCACTGCCGCTCGCAGTGGCGGGCGCTTCGGTGGTGGGCCTGTTCGTCGGCGCGCTCACCTTTCGCTACGGCCTGAAGGGCTCGTACTTCGCGCTCGTCACGCTGGCCTTTGCCGAGGTGTTTCGCATCGTCGCGCTGTCGGTGGACTTCACGGGTGGCGGTGTCGGGCTGATGGTGCCGCTTCGCGAATCGGTGTCCAACCTTCAGTTCACCACGCGCGCGGGCTACCTCCGGGTGGTGCTGGCCATGGTCGTGGCGGCGTTGCTCGTCACCTGGTGGCTGCGCAATGGCCGCTTCGGCGCCTACTTGCAGGCGGTGCGCGACAACGAAGACGCGGCGCGCGCCGTCGGCGTGAACCCGTTTCGCATCAAGCTCGCGGCGATCGGCATTTCTGCCGCCTTCATGGGCGCGGCCGGCGCTTTCTATGTGCAGGTGTTCCAGTACATCGATGCCGGCATCGCCTATGGCTCCCTCACTTCGGTCGAGGCGCTGGTCGCGGCCATCGTGGGCGGCATGGGCACGCTGTGGGGGCCGGTGCTCGGCGCCGCGGTGCTGCACCTGTTGTCGGACCTCACGCGTAACCTGTTCGGCGAGTTGCCTGGCATCAACATGGTGATCTACGGCTCGGTGCTCGTGCTGATCGTGATCTTCCTGCCGCGCGGCATCGCCGGCCTGGGGCTGTCGGTGCGGCAGCTCTGGAATGCGAAGGGAGGCCGCCATGACTGA
- a CDS encoding ABC transporter substrate-binding protein — MQNRRSFVSQSAALATAVAFPLVAGAQPKTVKVGVLHPVTGALAYSGQQCRLGALMAIEDINAAGGIKSLGGAKLEALLGDAQSQPQAGAAEVEKMNEAGVSAIVGAFASAICLATTQAAAKYNLPHVVDVGVADQIVERGLKNTFRFGPGYKKSTEVAMANLLVLNKAAGSPAKTVMVIHEESLFGAGTAQLLSRELPGYGFEVKEVVKHANPTRDFNNIVLRMKSVNPDIVIPANYYNEYALLVRTMQQQKVVPKAIFSVLGGAASSYKFVKEFPDAANGIIDCNHWFNPKDKRSQELRKRVEAKGQFFSYEVFMTYTSMWLLADAIERAKSTERAAIIDALEKSTFSNHIMPYGPTRFVNGQNEGAQPLMTQVVKNDIKVIIPRDYREVDPVFPLKA, encoded by the coding sequence ATGCAGAACCGCCGCAGTTTCGTCTCGCAGTCCGCCGCCCTGGCCACTGCCGTCGCCTTTCCGCTCGTGGCCGGCGCGCAGCCCAAGACCGTCAAGGTCGGCGTGCTGCATCCGGTCACCGGCGCGCTGGCCTACTCGGGGCAGCAGTGCCGCCTGGGTGCGCTGATGGCCATCGAGGACATCAATGCCGCGGGCGGCATCAAGTCGCTCGGCGGCGCGAAGCTCGAGGCGCTGTTGGGCGACGCTCAATCGCAGCCGCAGGCCGGCGCGGCCGAGGTCGAGAAGATGAACGAAGCCGGTGTCTCGGCCATCGTGGGTGCTTTTGCGTCGGCCATCTGCCTGGCCACCACGCAGGCGGCCGCCAAGTACAACCTGCCGCACGTGGTCGACGTGGGCGTGGCCGACCAGATCGTCGAGCGTGGATTGAAAAACACCTTCCGTTTCGGCCCAGGCTACAAGAAGTCGACCGAGGTGGCCATGGCCAACCTGCTGGTGCTCAACAAGGCCGCGGGCAGTCCGGCCAAGACCGTGATGGTCATCCACGAGGAGTCGCTGTTCGGCGCGGGTACCGCACAACTCCTGTCGCGTGAACTCCCGGGCTACGGCTTCGAGGTGAAGGAGGTGGTCAAGCACGCCAACCCCACGCGCGACTTCAACAACATCGTGCTGCGCATGAAGTCGGTCAACCCCGACATCGTGATTCCCGCCAACTACTACAACGAATACGCGCTGCTGGTGCGCACCATGCAGCAGCAGAAGGTGGTGCCCAAGGCGATCTTCTCGGTGCTGGGCGGCGCCGCGTCGAGCTACAAGTTCGTGAAGGAATTCCCGGACGCGGCCAACGGCATCATCGACTGCAACCACTGGTTCAATCCGAAGGACAAGCGCTCGCAGGAGCTGCGCAAGCGCGTGGAAGCCAAGGGCCAGTTCTTCAGCTACGAGGTCTTCATGACCTACACCTCGATGTGGCTGCTGGCCGATGCCATCGAGCGCGCGAAGTCGACGGAGCGCGCGGCCATCATCGATGCGCTGGAGAAGAGCACGTTCTCGAATCACATCATGCCCTACGGCCCCACCAGGTTCGTCAACGGCCAGAACGAAGGTGCGCAACCGCTGATGACGCAGGTGGTGAAGAACGACATCAAGGTGATCATCCCGCGCGACTACCGAGAGGTCGATCCCGTCTTCCCGCTCAAGGCCTGA
- a CDS encoding ABC transporter ATP-binding protein: MSALLDIQGLRGGYGRVEVLRGVDLRVDAGEMVALLGSNGAGKSTLNKMVCGLCPAWSGTVRFDGKDLSGAHYRDVVKAGLIQVPEGRKIFPNLSVLENLELGSFTRARERRAANVEKMFHIFPRLRERVGQHAGTMSGGEQQMLAIARGLMAEPVLLILDEPSLGLSPLLVEEMFSLIRELRDGGLAVLLVEQNVGQSLEIADRAYVLENGSVRFSGKPDALLGSDELRRAYLGL, from the coding sequence ATGAGCGCGTTGCTGGACATCCAGGGCCTGCGCGGCGGCTATGGCCGCGTGGAGGTGCTGCGCGGCGTCGACCTGCGGGTCGACGCCGGCGAGATGGTCGCGCTGCTCGGCAGCAACGGCGCAGGCAAGTCGACACTCAACAAGATGGTCTGCGGACTGTGCCCGGCCTGGAGCGGCACCGTGCGCTTCGACGGCAAGGACCTGAGCGGCGCGCACTACCGCGATGTGGTGAAGGCCGGGCTCATCCAGGTGCCCGAGGGCCGCAAGATCTTCCCCAACCTGAGCGTGCTCGAGAACCTGGAGCTCGGCTCCTTCACTCGCGCCCGAGAGCGCCGCGCGGCCAATGTCGAGAAGATGTTCCATATCTTCCCGCGGCTGCGCGAACGCGTGGGGCAACACGCGGGCACCATGAGCGGCGGCGAGCAGCAGATGCTGGCGATTGCACGCGGGCTCATGGCCGAGCCGGTGCTGCTGATCCTCGACGAACCCTCGCTCGGCCTCTCCCCTCTGCTGGTCGAGGAGATGTTCTCGCTGATCCGCGAGCTGCGCGACGGCGGTCTTGCGGTGCTGCTGGTCGAGCAGAACGTGGGCCAGTCGCTCGAGATTGCCGACCGCGCCTATGTGCTGGAGAACGGCAGCGTGCGCTTCTCGGGCAAGCCCGATGCGCTGCTGGGCAGCGACGAACTTCGGCGCGCCTACCTGGGGCTTTGA